In Armatimonadota bacterium, the following are encoded in one genomic region:
- a CDS encoding glycosyltransferase family 4 protein translates to MRVAAYHNLMHGGAYRAAMEQFTRLGDCVTDIYTNSDTSCSIAAKVHYYPVKLRRIFHSPFGRLNGLVNIHNLAEMAKSCRQIAADIDAGGYDVVFARICRITQTPALLRFLKTPVVYYADEPFRAMHEALLAGGPHPSYKDPARMLYTRAAVQNEYAALTSANTVLCNSYYTREYMLSTYGVNAKVNYLGIDSALFHPTGQEKQNYVLSVGRLSMLKGHEFIIESLARIDECNRPRLHIVYAPYDPYEAELCAKAEALGVRITFHSDITDDSLVGLYNSAICTVYAPVLEPFGLVPLESMSCGTPVVGICEGGVRETITHGVDGFLAERDPDEFGGYVERLVRDPDLADSMGKAGRESVANNWSWDKSIAQLRSILEDAAGL, encoded by the coding sequence ATGAGAGTGGCAGCATATCACAATCTGATGCACGGAGGAGCTTATCGGGCTGCTATGGAGCAGTTTACCCGTCTGGGAGATTGTGTCACTGATATATACACAAACTCGGATACGAGCTGTTCTATTGCTGCTAAAGTTCATTATTATCCCGTGAAACTGCGGCGGATTTTTCATTCGCCGTTTGGCAGGCTTAACGGCTTGGTCAATATTCATAATCTGGCCGAAATGGCAAAGTCGTGCAGGCAGATTGCAGCGGACATAGACGCTGGCGGTTATGATGTCGTCTTTGCACGCATCTGTCGAATAACTCAAACTCCGGCGCTGTTGAGATTCTTGAAAACCCCGGTTGTATATTACGCCGACGAGCCGTTCCGAGCGATGCACGAGGCGCTGTTGGCAGGCGGCCCTCACCCTTCATACAAAGATCCGGCCAGAATGCTCTACACAAGGGCTGCTGTGCAAAATGAGTATGCTGCGTTAACTTCGGCAAACACAGTGCTGTGCAACTCATATTACACCAGAGAATATATGCTGAGTACTTATGGAGTGAACGCCAAAGTGAATTATCTCGGCATAGACTCGGCTCTGTTTCACCCAACAGGGCAAGAAAAACAAAATTATGTGTTATCGGTCGGTCGGCTTTCTATGCTTAAGGGACACGAGTTTATTATTGAGAGCCTGGCACGCATAGATGAGTGTAACCGGCCAAGATTGCATATTGTGTATGCTCCGTATGATCCATATGAAGCTGAACTATGTGCAAAGGCCGAGGCGTTAGGAGTGAGGATCACTTTTCACTCGGATATAACCGATGACAGCCTTGTCGGATTATATAATTCTGCGATTTGCACTGTCTATGCGCCCGTGCTTGAGCCGTTCGGGCTGGTGCCATTGGAGTCAATGTCTTGCGGAACTCCTGTAGTCGGCATTTGCGAGGGTGGGGTGCGCGAAACAATTACGCATGGCGTCGACGGTTTTCTTGCAGAGCGTGACCCTGATGAGTTTGGAGGATACGTCGAAAGACTTGTTCGTGATCCTGACTTGGCTGATTCGATGGGCAAAGCCGGACGCGAGAGTGTTGCAAATAACTGGAGTTGGGATAAGTCCATCGCCCAGTTGCGAAGTATCTTGGAAGATGCGGCAGGTCTTTGA
- a CDS encoding glycosyltransferase family 4 protein, whose translation MNILFISTWFPYPQDNGARIRVYNLIKALSRHHNVSLISVLQDDSRENDIRYLSDVCDVVSCHRNHWYPSGRLVRLKGLFSLRPSFMVSSRDKRMEESVARCIETLRPDIIVASQFVAMDYVPHRVDCPVLFEELEVGWLHGQCRNGGLLARISWLARYYKWRYCVSDLLARCDAYTCVSEQEKKLIAECYQSSKMGIVLQNAIDHFHYSPNEREPIDGYMIYNGALTYGANRDAVSYYVQEIYPIVSRLSPGVMLHVTGKLPSEGVGQIADCPGVELTGYVDDIRFPLRRSQMCIVPLREGGGSRIKILEAMAAGIPVVSTSVGAEGLCVENGQHLLIADTAEDFACAIARLRSDHSLSSMLSANARRLIEENYSWSAVGERFCNLIDSMVHKNMEQPIL comes from the coding sequence TTGAATATACTGTTTATCTCGACCTGGTTTCCGTATCCTCAGGATAATGGGGCTCGGATACGAGTCTACAATTTGATAAAGGCGCTTTCGCGGCATCACAATGTATCACTGATCTCGGTACTTCAGGACGATTCGCGGGAGAACGATATTCGATACCTGTCGGATGTCTGTGATGTAGTCTCGTGTCACAGAAACCACTGGTATCCTTCAGGCCGTCTTGTCCGCCTCAAAGGGCTGTTTTCTCTGAGGCCCAGTTTTATGGTGAGCTCGCGAGATAAGCGTATGGAAGAGAGTGTGGCGCGCTGCATTGAGACTCTTAGGCCGGACATTATTGTGGCATCTCAGTTTGTGGCAATGGATTATGTGCCTCATAGAGTCGATTGCCCTGTGCTTTTCGAGGAGCTTGAAGTGGGTTGGCTGCACGGTCAATGCCGCAATGGTGGGCTCTTAGCGCGTATAAGCTGGCTTGCCCGCTACTATAAGTGGCGGTACTGTGTAAGCGATCTGCTCGCACGCTGTGATGCGTATACGTGTGTCTCCGAGCAGGAGAAGAAGTTGATAGCCGAATGCTATCAGTCCAGCAAAATGGGAATTGTGCTTCAAAATGCTATAGACCACTTCCATTATTCCCCAAACGAACGTGAGCCTATCGACGGCTATATGATATATAATGGCGCGCTGACTTATGGTGCGAACCGGGATGCTGTGAGCTATTATGTTCAAGAGATATATCCCATAGTGTCTAGGCTATCTCCTGGTGTTATGCTGCATGTTACGGGCAAATTGCCGTCTGAGGGGGTAGGGCAGATAGCAGATTGCCCCGGAGTGGAGCTGACCGGATATGTTGACGATATACGCTTTCCACTTCGGCGCAGCCAGATGTGCATTGTTCCACTCAGAGAAGGCGGTGGAAGCCGCATAAAAATACTTGAGGCAATGGCTGCAGGGATTCCTGTCGTGTCTACTTCTGTCGGAGCGGAGGGCTTGTGTGTTGAGAACGGTCAACATCTGCTTATTGCCGATACTGCCGAGGATTTTGCGTGCGCCATTGCGAGACTTCGCTCGGATCATTCATTATCGTCTATGCTTTCTGCCAACGCACGCCGACTTATTGAGGAGAACTATTCGTGGTCAGCGGTTGGTGAACGTTTTTGCAACTTAATTGACTCTATGGTTCACAAAAACATGGAACAACCTATTTTGTAG
- a CDS encoding glycosyltransferase family 4 protein yields MNEAMSVSLIANTHEYGGAERYLYMLARGLGECVRAVYLPGGPDSPAIRPVPDHIGVKNLPTNGFAVKPADIIRSLRFYRKVQTDILHFNLCHPCASTADIIAARMAGRSKIIVTTHLPTIAHTAKETIMDRVSLRYAHHIITVCESARAFLIGRGLPESKITTVYNGVEEHITCPEVVARLREELSINSNDIVLGTVARLENQKGLAYLLRALRLLRQRTSARIVWCLVGDGSQSNELKDMAADLGISDSVRFCGWRSDSRDLMSVFDVFVLPSLFESFPFTIVEAMMAGKPVVATDVGGVREAVDDGRTGVLVSPRDPEALYAALADLIGSRERMTVLGNAGYKRAMSSFSLDKMMSSTLSLYRSILQPGT; encoded by the coding sequence ATGAACGAGGCGATGTCTGTCAGCTTGATAGCAAATACGCACGAATATGGCGGCGCCGAGCGGTATCTCTATATGCTTGCACGGGGTTTGGGTGAGTGTGTAAGAGCCGTATATCTGCCTGGAGGTCCAGACTCACCTGCAATACGGCCTGTCCCGGATCACATTGGGGTCAAGAATCTACCTACAAACGGATTTGCCGTCAAGCCTGCAGATATAATTCGTTCTTTACGATTCTATCGAAAGGTGCAGACCGACATTTTGCACTTCAACTTGTGTCATCCGTGTGCTTCCACAGCAGACATCATTGCTGCAAGAATGGCGGGGAGAAGCAAGATCATTGTTACTACTCACCTTCCAACAATAGCACATACGGCAAAAGAAACAATCATGGACAGAGTCAGCTTGCGATATGCGCACCACATAATAACAGTGTGTGAGTCAGCGCGCGCATTTCTAATTGGGCGAGGATTGCCGGAGTCCAAAATCACAACAGTATATAATGGTGTCGAGGAACATATTACCTGTCCAGAGGTGGTCGCCAGGCTGCGTGAGGAGTTGTCGATCAACAGTAATGACATTGTTTTGGGCACTGTTGCGCGCCTTGAGAACCAAAAAGGCTTGGCTTATCTTTTACGCGCGCTCAGGTTGCTCCGGCAGCGCACATCGGCCCGCATAGTCTGGTGTTTGGTGGGTGACGGCAGTCAGTCAAATGAACTGAAAGATATGGCAGCCGATCTGGGAATATCTGACAGCGTTCGATTTTGCGGCTGGCGGAGTGATTCACGCGATTTGATGAGCGTGTTCGATGTGTTCGTTCTTCCATCACTTTTTGAGAGCTTTCCGTTTACAATTGTAGAAGCGATGATGGCGGGCAAGCCGGTTGTAGCTACTGATGTTGGAGGCGTTCGAGAAGCAGTTGACGATGGCAGGACCGGTGTGCTGGTTAGTCCGCGTGACCCCGAGGCATTGTATGCAGCACTGGCGGATTTGATCGGTTCACGCGAGAGAATGACTGTTCTCGGGAACGCTGGATATAAACGTGCGATGTCATCTTTCAGTCTTGACAAGATGATGTCCTCAACGCTTTCACTCTATCGATCGATTCTGCAGCCTGGAACTTGA
- a CDS encoding acyltransferase has product MKLKDWSVAFCKRHSMLRKAGWLVLDGVEFACDLIGYVPSHHARLFFYRYVFRIKIGKKSYIHFGCRFYQPWNIVIGDHCVIGDHCFLDAREGITIGNNVNIAGETAIFTLQHDPKCPHFGGKGGPVVLHDYVFTGSRAMILPAVDVGEGAGIAAGAVVSKDVAEYEIVGGVPARKIGERCRDLKYELNCAKAFH; this is encoded by the coding sequence ATGAAACTAAAAGATTGGTCTGTGGCGTTCTGTAAAAGACACTCAATGCTACGTAAAGCAGGATGGCTGGTGCTGGACGGAGTGGAATTCGCTTGCGATTTAATCGGCTATGTTCCGAGCCACCACGCCAGGTTGTTTTTTTACAGGTATGTGTTCCGCATCAAGATAGGCAAGAAGAGTTATATCCACTTCGGCTGTCGTTTCTATCAGCCGTGGAATATCGTGATCGGCGATCACTGTGTTATAGGTGATCACTGTTTCTTAGACGCCAGAGAAGGGATAACGATAGGCAATAATGTAAATATAGCTGGCGAGACTGCTATATTTACTTTACAGCACGACCCGAAGTGTCCACACTTCGGCGGCAAGGGTGGTCCTGTGGTGTTGCACGATTATGTGTTCACCGGTTCTAGAGCAATGATTTTGCCTGCAGTAGATGTAGGTGAGGGGGCTGGTATTGCAGCAGGTGCTGTGGTGTCAAAAGATGTGGCTGAATATGAGATAGTTGGTGGAGTTCCTGCACGAAAGATCGGCGAGCGATGTCGTGATCTCAAGTACGAACTCAACTGCGCGAAGGCATTTCATTGA
- a CDS encoding glycosyltransferase, translated as MSGISVIIPVYNCERFIRHSIDSALNQTLAPQEIIVIDDGSVDDTPNIVRSYGERVRYIRTENSGHPSIARNVGIDASHGDIIAFLDADDVWHQTKLSDQMDMFNRIPDLQMAYTDYECIDEHGNLIPDAAVADRCFIKDGRVIPDIDQTGDLVCQLFLRCFIQTSTVVVRKPALDRVGHFDTGLVFVEDADLWMRLAYSGCVERFPAVRSSYRVHAANLSHRRLQVMFDSVKRLSEKTLKMVADDPVRSDFIRRATRLVLASALVTTAYAPVGISRCNRVALLCRALLHDPLMWKTEPHVWKNAIKLALGLSVGLPSGCVDGSRKCKSNTS; from the coding sequence ATGAGCGGCATCAGCGTTATAATACCGGTATATAACTGCGAGAGGTTTATCCGCCATTCGATTGACTCGGCACTGAATCAGACGCTTGCTCCACAGGAAATAATCGTAATTGATGATGGTTCGGTGGATGATACCCCGAATATCGTTCGTTCGTATGGTGAGCGGGTTCGGTATATACGTACTGAAAACAGTGGGCATCCGTCAATTGCACGAAATGTCGGCATAGATGCCTCACATGGGGATATAATAGCTTTTTTGGACGCGGATGATGTTTGGCATCAGACAAAGTTATCTGATCAGATGGATATGTTCAACCGCATTCCTGACTTACAGATGGCCTATACGGACTACGAATGCATCGATGAGCACGGCAACTTGATACCTGATGCGGCTGTGGCAGACCGGTGTTTTATTAAAGATGGAAGAGTTATTCCGGATATTGATCAGACTGGCGACCTGGTCTGTCAACTGTTTCTGCGATGTTTTATTCAGACTTCTACTGTTGTCGTGCGAAAGCCTGCTCTGGACAGAGTTGGGCATTTTGACACCGGTTTAGTGTTTGTTGAAGATGCGGATCTATGGATGCGGTTGGCTTACAGCGGCTGTGTGGAAAGGTTTCCGGCAGTCAGGTCTAGTTATCGCGTTCACGCAGCGAACCTGAGCCACAGACGTCTGCAGGTTATGTTTGACAGCGTCAAGCGCCTTTCTGAAAAGACGCTCAAAATGGTTGCCGATGATCCAGTCAGGTCGGACTTCATTCGCCGAGCCACTAGGCTGGTTCTTGCATCAGCACTTGTCACCACGGCCTATGCACCGGTCGGCATATCTAGGTGCAATAGGGTTGCGTTGTTGTGTCGTGCTCTGCTGCATGATCCGCTAATGTGGAAAACTGAGCCTCACGTATGGAAGAATGCAATAAAGCTGGCTTTGGGTTTGAGTGTTGGGTTGCCTTCCGGCTGTGTGGACGGATCAAGAAAGTGTAAGAGTAATACGTCATGA
- a CDS encoding polysaccharide pyruvyl transferase family protein has product MMTHKCVLLVGNGPYSNRGCEAIVRGTVEILSRSFPRTQFVLSSFGDADCLADARNESDKRIVHKPHNDSWFKRFDADWWRYRVIHRASPVWQNALGFRVEFQATRNALCALQIGGDNYTLDYGKPLHHMALDKVMLDSGIPVVLWGASVGPFSTDSSFEETIARHLGRFGLILARESVTFDYLCKLGLGDRVKLMADPAFLLLPSCPELSSQLLEFIDRQPIGVNISPLLGKCVGLSYDAWLSTAQECIKSLISADMGPILLIPHVMQSGNDDYAFMEAVLQGLGEPTDQIMLAPQGLCASEYKWLISRMRAFVGARTHATIAAFSTCVPTLSISYSTKSIGINKDLFGSTDWVVPVSELTPRGLSSLMSDLLQAENDVKGRLITVVPEMKRRALMAGEYLAALVNAE; this is encoded by the coding sequence TGTGTTGAGCAGCTTTGGGGATGCTGACTGCCTGGCTGACGCAAGAAATGAATCGGATAAAAGGATTGTTCACAAACCTCATAACGATTCATGGTTCAAGCGGTTTGATGCTGATTGGTGGCGCTATAGAGTGATCCATCGAGCTTCGCCAGTTTGGCAGAATGCTTTGGGTTTCCGTGTCGAATTTCAGGCTACCCGAAATGCATTGTGCGCATTGCAGATAGGAGGCGACAACTACACGCTCGACTATGGAAAACCGTTACATCACATGGCTTTGGACAAAGTCATGCTTGATTCGGGGATACCCGTTGTGCTGTGGGGTGCAAGCGTAGGTCCGTTTTCGACAGATTCGTCATTTGAGGAGACAATTGCCCGGCATTTGGGCAGGTTTGGATTGATCCTTGCCAGAGAGAGTGTCACATTCGATTACCTCTGCAAACTGGGACTGGGTGACCGCGTGAAACTTATGGCAGACCCTGCTTTTCTACTGCTGCCATCTTGCCCTGAGTTGTCATCACAGCTTCTTGAGTTTATCGACCGGCAGCCTATTGGCGTTAATATCAGTCCCTTGTTGGGCAAGTGTGTGGGTTTGAGTTACGATGCTTGGCTGTCAACAGCCCAAGAATGTATTAAGTCACTCATATCCGCAGATATGGGGCCAATACTGCTGATTCCTCATGTGATGCAGTCAGGAAACGATGACTATGCGTTTATGGAAGCAGTTCTCCAGGGTCTGGGAGAACCGACTGATCAAATAATGCTGGCTCCGCAAGGGCTGTGTGCGTCGGAATATAAATGGCTGATCTCACGGATGCGCGCGTTTGTAGGAGCCCGGACACATGCAACGATTGCCGCTTTTTCGACCTGTGTTCCGACACTCTCCATTTCATACAGCACCAAGTCTATTGGAATAAACAAAGATCTTTTTGGCTCAACCGACTGGGTTGTTCCAGTGTCTGAGTTGACACCGCGAGGTCTGTCGTCATTGATGTCGGACCTGCTTCAAGCGGAGAATGATGTTAAGGGCAGGCTTATTACCGTGGTCCCCGAAATGAAGCGGCGCGCTCTTATGGCGGGTGAGTATTTGGCGGCCCTGGTTAATGCTGAATGA
- a CDS encoding glycosyltransferase: protein MSRVSVIIPTYNRARMLRQAIQSVLDQTYQDFELIVVDDGSTDNTPDVVASFSDPRIRYIRQVNQERSMARNNGVNASNGEFVSFLDSDDVWLPHKLAMQVDLMDRFPDVVLVYGSDVHMDERNHLLTPHDLLNQSDEPVVKNFSDDLLLSCPLTAVSMLMRRTEFDRTGGFDPSLSFSEDWDFWIRVSELGPFCSVQVPVSAVRIHSDQSINNLPALLKGSLAVIEKTRLRRSELDNSNRLEAELFSYAAYAARAAYCKMEIATEWIKVAIERSAELCDDNAVRSAFVGCALADVYSLSDYRTRAGWLKNCVHLVNSLGGHESVRVWSGMFWGAAVHACRGVGDYRTAVRAFVNLVMSGGICHVDRGVFVSAMRSAAALVMSPCSKSVPLPYQIEIETYLSKLRDMSAEHEVPA from the coding sequence ATGAGCAGAGTCAGTGTTATTATACCTACATACAATAGAGCTCGAATGCTGCGTCAGGCAATACAAAGCGTGCTCGACCAGACCTATCAGGATTTCGAGTTGATTGTGGTTGATGACGGCTCGACAGATAATACGCCCGATGTCGTTGCATCATTTTCCGACCCGCGTATAAGATATATCCGTCAGGTGAACCAGGAACGTTCCATGGCGAGAAACAACGGTGTGAATGCATCAAACGGCGAGTTTGTCTCGTTTCTCGATTCGGATGATGTTTGGCTGCCGCACAAACTGGCTATGCAAGTCGATCTGATGGATCGGTTTCCGGATGTGGTTCTGGTGTACGGGTCGGACGTTCATATGGATGAAAGAAACCATTTGCTGACTCCACACGATCTGTTAAATCAGAGCGACGAACCGGTGGTTAAGAATTTCAGTGACGATCTCTTATTGAGTTGTCCTCTGACCGCGGTGTCCATGCTGATGAGGCGCACTGAGTTTGACAGGACAGGCGGATTTGACCCTTCGCTCTCATTTTCGGAAGATTGGGATTTTTGGATTCGCGTTTCCGAACTTGGGCCGTTTTGCAGTGTTCAGGTTCCGGTCTCGGCAGTGCGGATTCACTCGGATCAGAGCATAAACAACTTGCCTGCTTTGCTGAAAGGAAGCCTTGCGGTGATAGAGAAGACGCGGCTTAGACGCTCGGAACTCGATAATAGTAACAGACTTGAGGCAGAGCTTTTTTCATATGCGGCATATGCTGCCAGGGCAGCGTATTGCAAGATGGAAATTGCGACTGAGTGGATTAAGGTCGCAATCGAACGATCAGCGGAATTGTGTGACGACAATGCCGTCCGCAGTGCATTTGTTGGTTGTGCTTTGGCTGATGTCTATTCCCTTAGTGACTATCGCACCAGAGCCGGATGGTTGAAGAACTGTGTACACTTAGTCAATTCATTGGGTGGGCATGAATCGGTTAGAGTATGGAGCGGTATGTTTTGGGGCGCCGCAGTGCATGCTTGCCGCGGCGTGGGCGATTATCGTACGGCTGTACGTGCATTCGTCAATTTGGTAATGTCCGGTGGCATATGTCATGTGGATCGCGGCGTGTTTGTCAGCGCAATGCGGTCTGCTGCGGCTTTGGTGATGAGCCCGTGCTCCAAAAGTGTGCCTCTGCCGTACCAGATCGAGATTGAGACTTATCTGTCAAAGCTTAGGGATATGTCCGCGGAGCATGAGGTGCCGGCATGA